A region of the Mus pahari chromosome 15, PAHARI_EIJ_v1.1, whole genome shotgun sequence genome:
CACAAACTACTAGTAAGTGTAGTTTGTTACTGCAGATTACTCCTAAGTCAATGTGAATAAATCTGTTCAACTTCTCTAGGCATTAACCTGGTACAgagtacttaaaatattttgtccaAATAAGAACTTCACTGTACAAAAAAACTCaattaaatatagtttttaagCTAACATAACATTAAATAATGTGCCATTAATACACTTTGACCATCTGAGCATGCTCTGCATTCGGATCATAAAGAAGAAGATACAGTTAGTAGTTAGCATTAATTAAAACTTAATTAAATATTCATCTGCCAGTGACGGTAAGCACCTGTCATCCCTGCACTGAAGAAGCTAAAATAGGACCAGCACAATGACACTAGCCTGAGCTACTCGGAGAGACCCTatgtcaataaataataaataaataaataatgagttatagtatatattttaaattattttcatctaCTGCTTAAATTGAGAAGGTGAACATAAAAATTCAAAGATTTCCACTAGGGAACTCAGAGtacagcttagtggtagaatAATTGCCTAACGTTTAAAGAGCCTGGATTCCATCTTTAGCACCAGAAAACAGTCAGAGTTCCACTCCAGTAAACAGCCAGTGATGTTTATCTGAAGACATACTCCCCTGTGCATCAATGAGGAGGAGCAAGGTGGCAAGTCACAGGCCTGGTGTCACTCTGCTTCCGTCACTGCAAGTCACTGTCCACCGCCACCCTGAAGGGATCAGCAAGGGCAGACATGGAGCTGAACTGCCACATACAGGAGGGTCCATCAGTGCTCTGCTCTCTAAGGAGATAACACCACCCACCCTTACACTAATTACAGCCGACAGTGATGCTGCCTTCTTAAAGGGACCCTTATGTAGGATCCGGGACCCTGCAGAAAGCAAAAGACATGTGGAATCGTACTTCATACTGACAGAGAGTCAGAGGCACTCCAGCAGAGGACAGACACCTGCCCAACAAATGATCCTGGAGCACTTGGATAGCAAGAGGGCCTCACCTAATCATGTGCCATTCCTAACAACCACCTGTAGTAATGAACTAACAATAGAACTTGAACACACAGACATGACACCCTAGAAACTACCCATAACCTACAGCCGAGCACAATTGTTACAAAGGAAAAGTGATCACAAAAGTGTGCCTGTGGTCTGTGAGTCCGAAGTGTGAGTCcctgggaagaagaggaaaagatagGTGGGGAAATATGTGCAAGACCTTTCTGACAAAGAACTCTCACCTAAAATATACAAAGGAGCtttcaaaatatatgatataaagcAATCCAGTTAAAAAGTAGGTAAAGCCAATGCACCAAAAGGGAatctgtaattaaaaacaaactcaaaaaaagaaagaaagaaagaaagaaagaaagaaagaaagaaagaaagaaagaaagaaagaaagaaaaagagaaagaaagaaagaaagaaattacgcAACATTAGCCATTAGGTAAATTCAAGTAACATTCAAGTTGAGGTGTCAGCACACTTACCAGAATGGCACAAAGTTTTAAAACAGTGATAGGATTGAGCGttgtcacacagagaaactgggTCACATTTCAGGCAGAAGGGAAAAAcattcccactcccactcccacagcCCTCAGCCTGCATCAGCTCAAGGCTGCTCCACTGGAGAAGTGAGCACTGGCAGCTCTCAGCCTCCAACCAGGGGTATCAGGAAAGACAAGCATCTcaacagagagaaacaaaccACTCCTCAATTACTGGGGAAGTGAGAGGATAAGAAACCACCAAACACTACAAAGTCAACAAAATGAGAGGAAATAATACACACTTCAGTAATAGCTCTAAATATCATTGGTCCCAATTTTGCAGTGAAAAGGCCCTGGTATAATGGGTCAAGTGCAGGATCTTGTTTCTGTTCTAAGAGACATACCTCATCATAAAACAGAGATGCTACCTCACTGGTTATTGTTCTATCAGTTTGAAAATACCACAACCAAAGCACCGCATAGAAAGCACCATATAGAAAGCACCATATAGAAAGCACCGAATAGAAAGGAGGGTTTACTTTGGGCTTCCAGTTCTGAGACCATCGCCACCACAGTGGGGAAGCAGCAGAGCAGGCAGAACATGGTTGGCTGGCACAGCAGCAGTGAGCTCACATCCTGCACCAACAGCATGCAAGCAGGGGCTCACTAGGAAAAGCACAGGCTTTTAAACTTAAGTCCCATCCCAAGTGACATACTTCATCAGGGACACAGTGTCCCTAATAGGGAGTGAATATTCAGATGCCTGGGAGTATGTAGGGGTGACATCTCGTTCAAccagagggagaggatgggacAACGTGTTCCAGGTGATGTAGCACTAGGAAATAATCACTGCTTTAATTGCTGACAAGAGTGACTTTaatcaaaaaaagataaaagtcacTTCATAATGACTTAGCCAAGAACCCATCAGAAGCACATGGCAGTTCCAAACAGGCATAGAACTCAGGCGTACCtaacttcataaaacaaatattcttagAGATAAgattaatcccagcacagcaCTAGTTTGTGACTTCAGTACTCCACTCTCATCCAGGCAAGAAAAATGGGATGGGGGGTCCTGAATGAAATGGTGTGATAGACCAAATGAATTTGAAGATCTCTGCagaacagctctctctctctctctctctctctctctctctctctctctcacacacacacacacacacacacacacacacacaNtctctctctctctctcacacacacacacacacacacacacacacacacacacagagagagagagagagagagagagagagagagagagagagagcaaatctTAACATAGGGAAAGTAAGTCCTTGTTTTTTGAGCACAATGAAATAaaaccacaaggaaaaaaaaacaacattcagAAACTCCTGATTAAACAGCACAGAGCTGAGTGAGGAAATCAGGATCCGGCATTATGGCATGCTCCTGTTGTCTTCAGAGCCAAGTGTAGTAGATGAGCCCTTCTAGTCAACACAAGCCAGGGCGTCAGTGATGCTTTTCAtggctaagtgtgtgtgtgtgtgtgtgtgtgtgtgtgtgtgtgtgtgtgtgtgtgtgagattacACATCCTGAAACTTCTTACTATTGCCAAATTAGTGACTCCACACAATTTCAGTCATGTGACCCCACATGGAATGGAAATTTGCAGTTTAAGGAtgggtggggaggatctgggaggacttAAGTGAgggatataaaaaaaattaacaaaaaataaataagatgacaCTGTAAACTGGGGAAAGCAGAGCTCTTAAAAGAAACAAGCcaaggtccagcctgtgtatgaatgctttttggttggtggttccgtcTCTGAGGGCCCCAAGGGtgcaggttagttaactctgttggtcgtGCTGACGAGTTCCCCTCCTCTttggccctcaatccttccttctattcttccgtaagagtccccaagctccattgctgttggtctctgcatctgtccaagtcagctgctgggtggctTGGTCTTCACTTGGGTCCCCAACACCTGGATcagggactatcccaaaagctatcGCCTGTCTGTGGGATCTGTTCTTCTAGCCAGTTGccctgtctggcttcagtgggagaggaagcacctggcaaagacttgatgtgccagggtggggagatgccCAAGGGTCACCCAATcgttcagagaaggggagggaaaatgggggaaggattgtgggagggggttaccaggaggggggcagtgagcaggatgtaaagtgaattcaaaaaacaaaaaacaagtcttTGATACCTTCATCCTGTGTAGTCAAATGCCACCAGGTGGCGCTCTCCACATTTTGTACATAGCTTGGTCAACTTTCTCAACAATATTGCAAATTTTACTAACAGTTTCCTCAGCCCCTTGTTACTCAGAGGCCTAAGACCATAGACTCCATATTTCTGTGGGACACCACAGCATTTTTAGGTACCAACTTTTATAGCAATTACTTTCAGATCTCCCTCTCCCCAAAAACCTTTGCTCCATTATAAAATGACCCATATGCTATATTCTCTGAATATTTTGATAAACTGCCAATGCCAATCCTTtggaagctgtttttttttttttacataaaattaatttcacattCATCATTTCAATTTTtgcaataaaaatgaagtttataGTTTGATGGACTTTAACAAGAAGTGAATCCTCACCAAACATGGCCACATACTAGTTTAGATGCTTACCCGTATCTAGAAATGAACATTTTGGAATGAAAATATCCAAGCGGACAACACTATTTGTTACTGAGACTGGAATCACTACGAGGTAAAAGGGGAAGCTTTCGTGACCACAGGACAAGGGCATGCACAGAGTCACATGATCCCACTAAGGATGCTGAAGCAGGCGTTTGGTTACTCAGCTCCCTAAACCAAATATGGAATTAGCTTAACAGCAGGGCTAACACGGGTATCTCAGTAACTCCGATACTGCACAAGGACATTACCCGGGTAAAGGATATGAAATCACCAGAGTGAACCTAGGCTGGAGCGATACGTAGGGCTAGAGTACTTATTAGccatgcatgaggccctaggcAACATCCCAGCACTGCTGTTCCCATCCCACACAAAGGCAAACTACAATTCTACATTCTAGCCAAGCTAAGGAAAAGTATTCTACTGACTAACATCTCAAACACTTCATCTCTATTATTAGGCAACCACTGGTTTTTAGATAAATCAGGCACATGCTGAATGTTCTTCCAGTTACTTTTGTAACTTAAAATAAATGGCTATTGTAAAATGaccacatttttaatttctgtacTATCTACATGAGTAGCACATTTGATACATATATATCCTAATGCATACACTTAATGTGATACATTCATTCTCTTTACATTTGTGCACGCTATATAACTGCTAATTGGAAATTTAAAACTTCTGGACCTTATTGCTTGCTTCACTACACACCTGTTGCTAATAAGCACTTAGTTGCCCAATTACAGTTCCTCATTGCACTAAACTACATCTTCGTTCTTCAGGAGGTCCGTACTTGTAAAGtctcagtgttttaaaaatgtcaagttgcgctgggcgtggtggtgcatgcttttaatcccagcactcaagaggcagaggcaggtggatttctgagttcgaggccagcctggtctacaaagtgagttccaggacagccagaactatacagagaaaccctgtctcgaaaaacaacaacaacaacaaaaatgtcaagTTGCTCAGAGAAAAGCGTCATCACTTTGCTTTTCCTGTAACCGTTCCAGAAAGGACCTCTATTTCTACGCTACATGATGTTACAGGAACCTCCCTCAAGTAATGAACTGTTGAATTCCTGAATATTCATGACAATCCTCAGGCATTCTCTTACCAACCTCGATAACTGGAAATGGTTTCGATTATATTTCTGTGTATCCTCAAATATACCAGGTGTGCATGTTATACTTTCACATgcttctaaaatttttaaataaattgagaGTAACGAAAAAAAGTACTTAGTTgtattttatgcatgtacatCTTTCTGTGTACAAATTTCACAAGTATTTTTAATGATTGAAATCCAGATGATTGAAAACATAGATCTGAAAATTCAAGAAGGTCCCTCCTTTAGCAGCTAGCAGGGCACCCACTGTCTTGTGCTATGTAAACTTGCCCTCAGGGTGGAGCTGGGAAGCGTGGAAAGATCTGGAATCGGGCACTCACCAGGCTAGGCCACAGTGCAAGTTGTTCTGGACAAGACTGGCCTAAGGTTGGATGTGGTGGGAAATGGATGAAATCGGGTGGTCAGAATCAGTGcgttttttttaaaatgctacgTTTCCTTATTTgctgttttatatttatgtgaattGCAAACACATCCTCACTATTAATAAATCCCCTTGAATCCCTAGTCTCTGACCTTCTATAACAGTATTCTCCGCTCTACTGTTTCCTCCATCTGCCCCAgcctctcctgcttctcctcatcgtcttcttcctttatttcacTGACTCTCTCCAAAGTAGCTCTAAGCAGGGTTTAACTATCACACTCTGCAGGACTTTTGCTCCCTTCAGTCTTGACCATAACTCCAGGCATGGTCCCCAGCCATGTGTTCTGGTGAGCTGTAGCTGATTTCTGGTGTATTCCTGTCTCTCGCTGATGCCAAAGCAGTCTATTCCTCATTGGGTGTTTCTAGGGACTGAGCCTTCCAGAGAACTCTTCAATGAGAAGAGTTCTACCtccacaggaagcagaagtaaACAAATGTGCAGTCCCAACCTAGAAACTCAAGAAACTTTGAAAGGCAAAATACTTTCTTGAATGTACAGTATGATCACTGAAGAAAAATTATGGATGAAACTTGAAAGTTCCGAAAACCAAGTAACACTGGAACCACAGCTTGTTTCCACATTTAAGATATAGCTTTAGTGATACCCTAatctataagaaagaagaaagtttacTACTATTTGTATTTACATACAAAAATCAGAGACCTCAAATAATCAACATAAACACCCCAGTgtcctagaaaaaaacaaataatccaaacCACAAAGCAGTAGGTGGCAAGAAATAAAGATCTGGACAGAAAATGATCAAAAGAAGACTAAATGATGATCCATTGTTGTGAAGATACAACAACTGGTTCTATGATATTGTCAAGACTGACAAATGCCTAACAAAAGACCTAAATAAGTAACATGTGATGAAAAAGGGAAGCCACTCCAGATGTCAAACACTGAATCATTGAGTACTCAGAAATaattccaggggctggagaggtggctcagcagttaggagagtccactgctcttgcagaggaactaaattcagttcccagtactcctcctatcaggcagctcacaaacactaCTGAAACTACTGagcatacatttcaaatgtgaaataaatacaaaaattttcaagaaaattattACAACCGGAATTTTAAAACACAGTAATAAGATCGTGATTTTGCTCGAGGGATGCAAGATTGCTTTAATATATACAAATCTAAATTCAGTTCAGGACATGTGCTGCAAAGTGTACTAGGTCTCAGATGTGGGACTCAAGAGGACTCAGACAAACTGTTGGGGGTAGGAAATTTGTTAGAAGAGTCAGTTACTAATGGTATGGGCAGACAACAACATCACCATGCAACTCGGGCCCCAGCACCAGAACTAGACAGCATGAACGTTCTGTGAAGAGCGATGGGGGCCTGAACATCATGAAGAGACAGGTTGgcacagggggaggggggctctgaAGGAAGGAGTCAGGCTCAGGCAGGATCAGGGTCCCTTGTGGTAGCCGCCCACTGAAGGGGTATCTTCCATAGCACCAGCCTGCAGTCAAGCAGGGTAGAGTGTGGGGTACGGGTTAAGTGGCCCCCAATACCCGCTTTGATATAAATTCACTTCTGCTGGGGAGAAATCAGGGCACTTGGAAGTTAGTTAACCAGAGATACACTGAGAATGCTCTCAGCCAGATGCCTGTGGGGTGGAGGGGGCaagtggggaggggctggggggagggctgCTGCAACTATACCACAAACTAAAGCTTGGAAAAGTTCAAGACAGTTAGACGATCTGAAATAGAATGAATAGACAGAcagtattcatttttaatagaaatgaaCTTACAAGGCAGGACAGTGAATAGAAATATGGAAAATGAATTATTGTTGGAAATAAAACCATCATTAGCATGTTATGTAGCAAACAGGATGCCCCTGAAAAGTGGCTAATCGGACGTGATGAAATCAGCCAGACGAACGGAAGAGAAACACAAGGACAGGAAACCATGAGACGCCGCTTGGAAGCCTGTCACTTGGGAAGTCAGAATGTTGGCATGCCTGTCCAACCTTCTGACACAGCACCATGACAATGTCATTGACAAATGTGCTGGACCACATTCAAAGCTATTCTGGGACTCATGGGTCCATGGGCTACATGGTGAATATGCCTAgaaaaggcattttttaaaaagctagcacagacgggcgtggtggcgcacgcctttaatcccagcactcaggaggcagaggcaggcagatttctgagttccaggacagccagagctacacagagaaaccctgtctcagaaaaaaaaaaaaaaaaaaaaaaaaagctagcacAAATTCTGCAGAAAATGAATTGAACAATATGGGAAAGCCATCTTACACCAGTAAGAAAAAGACATTCACAGTTCCAAATATTACGGTAAATATgaagaaccaaagaaaaatcGTAAGAGGAGaccaaaataaaagacaatcaAAAGAGTAGATTGaagttctctaaaaaaaaaaaaaattctgcaggAAGTCTTGCAGACTACCTGGCCATAGCTGACAAGAACATCATCGAAGGTGACAGCCAAAATTGTCTTGAATCATTTTAGGCCTTTACTGGACAATTACCTTAACTTTTGTATCTAACAATGTCATGACAAATAcattttttcctaatattttcctATGCTCAGAACAACTCTAATTCGATCCAAAGGCTAAGAATGCTGTGGTATCTGAAACCTCCAGATAACACAGGCTTTGAAGTCAACTAACTTGATGACCCTGTCAAGTAATTACTAAATACATAGATTTGTGCCTGTAAACGTCCACACAACCACTTCCACCGGGAACATGTCATTCAAGGTGACTTGACCCTATTCCTGGACCTGTTACTCATTCGTCATTCACAAAACATTTTTTAGAGaagttttgtgtatatgtctttgAGTGCACTGGCACGTGTTCAGGGTGGGTGCACCTGCACAaccaggccagaagagggccccaGGTGTCACCCTCTAACACTCTCTGTGGGTTCCCTTGAAACCACAGCTCGTATTTCTCAACTAGGCTGGAAGGTAACAAGCCCCAGGAACCATTTTGTCTCCACTATCAGCTGTAGTGGTTAGAATTAGAAAGGTCCCCCACAGGCTGAGACATCTGAACACTCAGCCACCAGCTGGTAGCACTGTTGGAGGACGTCAAGGAGGCATGGCCTCAGGGGACTTGTGGTCCTTTGACCTGTTTTCAtttgaagatgtgatctctcgGTGTCCCTGTATCCCAAACATATGGGATGACATCACTCTAGACTGCATGTTACTCCAGTAGCTACCCCAGTATACCAAATTAGAATGAAAGTGCTGGGCAGGAGCGATACCTCAGCAGGTACAGCACTTGTTCTTGGAGCATACTGTTGTCTTTAACTCCCGCTCCTGAGAATCTGGCAGCCTATGCTGAGCCCCAACGGGCACTAGGTTTGCGTatgatacatatgcatgcacactgaaaaacatatgatattttaaattaacaaaacaatttttaatggCCAAACTGAAATActctttgtggtggtttaaatatacttggctcagggagtggcactattaggaggtgtgcccttgttgacagaagtgtatcactgtgggtgtgggctttaagaccctcatcctagctgcctggaaggcagtcttctctgtctttgggacaagatgtagaactctcacctcttcTCACATCTTAcatgtctggatgctgccatgctctcaccttgatgataatggactgaacatctgaacctgtaagtcaaccccaattaaatgttatcctttataagagttgccttggtcatggtgtcagttcacagcagtaacacccaAACTAAGAAACTCCTTTTATGAGTTAGTATTATAGTAGTTCTAAATAGTTGTTTGGTTCACAATTCTGGATATCTTGagcacaaataattttatttaatctcaaACTACTGGGTAAATTAGTACATGCCtgaatttagaaaatgaaaacagattagTTAAGGGTCCTCTTCAGGTACAATAGTGAGTTCGAGGGCAACATAAACTACATGAGACACTGctaacaaacacatacatttcaGATTTCGTAGTTAAACTGTAAGAAATCTATAGcccagtcaaaatttctgacctggaagaaagtatttttaagcTACATTTATATTTAACTCTCTAGactgtatttataaaaattacagCCACAAGATGACCCCTCTAAATTAGTGCTGAGGGATACTTCGGTATTCTAGAAATTTCCTTACAAAATGAGATATCCTCAATCATAAATCATACTTTGGCCAGAAAAAGGGAAAGGTAAAGTAATCACAGGACCAACTAGTAATGGTTTGTGTTTCTGACATACCCTAGGCTCCTGTCCAAATATGCAGGAGGTAAAAAACAGCAGAGCATCACCACCCACTGCTTCTAGACCACAGACTGATTGCCTAGGCAGAAATGGACTTTGTTAATAGTGCTAAGAGTACTACTATAGGCCtgaattagtcagggttctctagagtcacagaacttacggatatgctctatatagtaaaggaatttattgatgacttacagtctgcagtccaattcccaacaatggttcagtagtagctgtgaatggaagtccaaggatctagcagttgctgagtcccacacggcaagcaggcaaaagagcgagaaccagactcccttcttccaatgtccttatatggtctcNagcagaaggtgtagcccagattaaaggtgtgtgccaccacacctttaatcccagatgaccttgaacttgaagatctccctgtcttaatcttctagattcaaccaccactgtgtctcaagatctccataccaagatccagatcagaaacttctatctcccagcctccagattaggttcactggtgagccttccaattctggattgtagttcatttcaaatatagtcaagttgacaaccaggaatagccactacaaggcCCATCACTTTGCACTTCTGGTGCCCATGATTTCcataataatttcaaataatattccTTCTACCACCATCCTCTACATCAGTTCTCAATACAGGGGTCCCCTAAacccatcagaaaacacagatatttgcaatgtaattcattacagtagcaaaattagttatgaagtagcaacaaaaatgattttagttGGGGACCAGCACAACATGAGGCGCTGAATTAAAAGgtcgcagcactaggaaggttgagagccactgctctacaACATAAAAACCTATCTCAGTCATTATCGTTAAGGTAAAGGCCACAATGTTCATTCATCTAGTATGCACTAATGCATTGTGGTATGTTCTCACTGTGTGAGAAATCAGTAACTGCTTTTGAAAAATCCAACGGTGAAGATGGAGGCCTGGTGGTTAGGAGTACTTACAGCTCTATTAGAGGAAGACGGCCTGGTGGTTAAGTGTTCAGGGCTCTatcagaggactggggttcagatcctagcacccacacttGGTGGCTTACAAACACATGTGCCTCCATCTTCAAGGGATTACATGCCCCTTTCTGGTTTCTatggtcagtctctctctctctctctctctctctctctctctctctctttctctctctctctctcacacacacacatacacacacacactcacactcacactcacacaggtgCACTTGAACACACAAAATCTTCATAAACCAGTTAGTAGGTTGACATATTGGTGCATCCCGATGCAGTCTCTAAACTCAGGGGGttaaggcagaaagatcagaaagcTGTGGCTGGACTGGGTTACACACTGGGATGTTACTTTgtttagaaacaaaagcaaaaattaagtCAACTTGTTAAATTGTATGTAGTGATTTAACTAAAGTATTTACCTTTTGAATCTGACAAGAGAATTTCCTACTTGGATGTTATGGACTGACTCTGCCATACtgcacagtacacatacacacacacacacacacacacacacacaccaaacaaccaaaaatcccaaacaaaaccaaaaccaaagcctgTTCTTTCCTATGCATAATGATGCTGTGGTGAGTTGCTATTTTGCATGCAGGCATAAAACATCTGTCTCAGAACTTACAGAGAGCCTAGTGTTGACCATGATATTCCTTTTATTGACAATGATATAAAACAGCTGGAGAAATAATAGGGAGATAGCTTCTCTTTACATTACCACATTATGGGTATTTTCCCTTTGCACTAGAATTTCCTTCCTGTGCCCACTTTTGCCGTATCTATCACATCTTACATCGGATTTCCACACCATTGACTATTACTGTTTGGTTATGCCCCGCGACCTGGGAACGCGCACTCCTGGCTTTCTGGACTTATCTGTGTGCCGAGGGGCGTGCTGCTCCGGCTCTCTCCCATTCCGCCATCAGTTCCTTTTGGACCTCTTCTGGAAGCTCAAAGAAAACTTGTGGATCAATGTCCGGTGGGAAAGGAAGCTTTTCTTGCACAGAATCCAGCTCCCGGCTTTCTAGTCCCTGGTGACTTTCTAGTCCCTGGTGAGAGGTGGTGGCTGTCTCCTTGTGGCTGTCGGCAGCGCGGTGTGTGGAGAAAAGCTGTTCAGTGTGCAGATTTGGAAAGGAATGAAAGCCAGAAACAGCAGGGTTTGTGCTGGAAAAGTGGAAGCCCTGAGACTCAGTAGGACCTTGACTCATACACTCATCCTTTAACTGACTGTCTATGTAATAGGAACAGTCCTTTCCGCACGATGGATGGGAGGAGCTACTGGGGCTCAGTCCTGATGTTCCAGGCTCACAGGGAGACACCGGCTTGCTAGTGAACGTAGCATCTCTGGGGCTTAAGCAACCAGCTTGCATCTGCTTtgtagaaaagaaagacaatactCCTCTAGAGGCATGCAATGGACAACTTAAACTTCCTTTCCCTTTTAGATTTTCTCTAGATTTTCCAGAAAGGATTTCTTCTTGAATATCTGCTGGAAGTTGCTTAAAGACTTCTTGATCAACACCCTCTGGCAGTGACTGGAGTGGCAAGTCACTCGTGTCTTTTTCTTTAGGAAGACAGGTGGCATCCAATGGAGACACCCCCGTTCTCGTGCTTTCCATTTTTCTACTTGGTAGACAATCCCAGTTTGCTTCTTTCTCCTTGTGAGAGTCTTCCTTGCGGGTGTCCTTCACGTTCTACAACACGAGGGAAGAGCAGAGCTCAGGAGTCCGACGCCGTACACTCACTGCTGCACTTCCCCTGGAGCGAGTGCCACACAAACCTGCAAACCTGCCTGGCACCTCTGACCTTGCGTTTCCAGTGTCAAGTATCTACAGAGAGCAGT
Encoded here:
- the Poli gene encoding DNA polymerase iota isoform X5, with the translated sequence MHLRLVVGSQIAAEMREAMYNQLGLTGCAGVAPNKLLAKLVSGVFKPNQQTVLLPESCQHLIHSLNHIKEIPGIGYKTAKRLEVLGINSVHDLQTFPIKTLEKELGISVAQRIQKLSFGDDKSPVTPSGPPQSFSEEDTFKKCSSEVEAKAKIEELLSSLLNRVCQDGRKPHTVRLVIRRHSDKHCNRESRQCPIPSHVIQKLGTGNHDAMPPLIDILMKLFRNMVNVKMPFHLTLLSVCFCNLKALSSAKKGPMDCYLTPSFPTTVYTDKRGFNVKDTRKEDSHKEKEANWDCLPSRKMESTRTGVSPLDATCLPKEKDTSDLPLQSLPEGVDQEVFKQLPADIQEEILSGKSRENLKGKGSLSCPLHASRGVLSFFSTKQMQAGCLSPRDATFTSKPVSPCEPGTSGLSPSSSSHPSCGKDCSYYIDSQLKDECMSQGPTESQGFHFSSTNPAVSGFHSFPNLHTEQLFSTHRAADSHKETATTSHQGLESHQGLESRELDSVQEKLPFPPDIDPQVFFELPEEVQKELMAEWERAGAARPSAHR